The sequence GTACCAGGAAGCCTTGGATGTCATCAGAGGAAAATTAGGAGGTAATTTTTAGagttttcttaaagttttttttgttttgtttttctatttaaacaTGACaaattttattgtggaaaatttctTCCACATACAGAAACAAAGAtacaaagtctttaaaaaatcacttgtGATCATTTTAgattctttcaggtttttctgtatttatttatttattttttttatttatttttttttttgtatttatttttaaaaaataatttttagttgaaaataattcatggggacttccctggtggtgcagtggttaagacttcgtgtttacgatgcagggggcctgggttcgatccctggtcagagaactagatcctgcatgccacaattaagatcccacatgccgcagctaaagatcccgcatgctacaatgaagatcccacatgcggcaacgaagatcccatgtgccgcatctaagacccagcatagccgaatgaatgaatgaatgaatgaaaataattcatGGATTCAGAAAATTCAAGGAGTATGATTTTACCCCAGATCTCCAACCCTCTGCCCTCTACATCCTTCTCCAGTTACCTGTTCTGTATATCCTTCTAAAGTAgtatctttcccctcccccttcccttttttttttgtttttggggtccTAAGTTTTATTCAAGAACTCATACTTCCAGataattgagttttgttttgttttggttttttttttgatgtggaccattttttttgaagtcttttttgtatttgttacaacattgcttctgctttatgttttggttttttggccatgaggcatgtgggatcttagttacctgacctgggatcaaacctgcaccccctgcattggaaggtgaagtcttaaccactggactgccagggaggtccccagaTAATTGAGTTTTAatcctcatcttcctcctcttcttcatcttttttttttttttttaaaataaatttatttatttatttatttttggctgctttgggtcctcattgctgcacgcgggctttctctagttgcagcgagctggggctactcttcgttgcagtgcgtgggcttctcattgcggtggcttctcgttgtggagcatgggctctaggtgtgcgggcttcagtagttgtggcacgtgggcttcagtagttgttgctcgcgggctgtagagtgcaggctcagtagttgtggtgcacggcttagttgctccgcggcatgtgggatcttcccggactagggctcaaacccatgtccccttcattggcaggcggattcttaaccactgcgccaccagggaagcccctcttcttcACCTTGAGTAGTCTGAAAGTAATGCAGTCCTTAACTTTCTTTGCTGTTAGCAACTACGCGTAACCAATCACATAAGTTactcttcttcaaatattttttggtgAGATATTTCAAATACCTTTTGGAAAAAGCCACCTCAGAAGTTACAGTAATCTTGCTTTTGCTTCTTTCGTTTGTTACAACACCGCCACCAAGATTCCCAGATTTTCCATTCACTTTGATTCTCTCCTGAAGAAACTGCTCAAAATTGGCAGCATCCATGATTCTACCTTCTGCAGGATGGGTACAGTCTAGAGTAAACTTCAGgacctgcttcttttttttgccCCCCTTCACCACAAACTTTTTCCCGGGTGCCATGGTGGCAGCGGAGGCAGAAAGGGGCCCCCTACTTTTTTAAACCACAATTGAGAACATACTGTACCTTGACCCTAAGAGTAATCTTACTCAGCACAAtgttcttattaaatattttttttctttaaaatttttaaatgtttattctgtCTGTCCTatgaaggcatttgagtttgtgacCTTTGCTCTGCATACTCTTAGACCCTATGTTTTTTTACCTAAACAGTGTGTCTTAGAGATATACCTCACTACCTCACTCTCTTTAATGGCTGCCCAATGTTCCATAGTATAAACGTAGACAGTTTACTACATAGCTCATCCTTGAGGGGTATTTAGGCTATTTGCAAGGAACATCTTTGCTATAAGCCAAATTGCCCTCTAAGAGGCTACAGTGTGCATTTCCACCAGCTGTATTTGCTATTAGATTGTAAGACGGcctgtttctttgcatatttACCCACCTATGTTATCAAAATGTtagatcaaacttttaaaaaaatatttatttatttatttatttggctgggccGTGTCTTCGTTGCCATATGCTGGATCTTCCTtgccgcgtgcgggatctttagttgtggcatgtggcacAACTCTTAGTTGCGTCACATGGgctctagtttcctgaccagggatcaaacccgggccccttgcattgggagtgtggagtcttagccactggcccaccagggaagtcccatatcaaACCTTTTATGTTTTTCAATGAGATAGGTAAAACATACCTTACAGTTTTTATTTAGTTATGAGGGAGGataattatttcttcatttatttaaaagccattaatattttctttttctctgagctGCTTTTTCTTATCCTTTTCCTATTTCTAAAAATTTGGTTAATCTGCTTATTGATTTGCAAGAGTACTTTACATGTTAAAGAAGTTAGCTTTTTTCCATTGTTGTGAAAATACTTCCTCCTTTGTTGTTGGAAAACTGATTTGTATGAACTTCATAGATAGCGTTAACTATTCCCTTATTTTTGGACACCTATGAGATTTTGGTTCCTAAATATTTACACATCTTTGATTTCCTTAGGAGAAATTCGTGGGAATGCAGTTATCGTTTTGACAACCCTGTTTTTTTAATCGTGCCTTTATGGTTATTGGGAGTAACTAACTGTAGATGAGTAGCCTCAGAACTCTCATTAGGTCCAGCCATTAAAAAGACTTTGTTTTTTACAAGTATGTATATCCTTTACTAGACTTTGTGCTATCACAAAACTGTAATAGTAGCTGAGTTAACtactttaattatataaaatgtaggaagagttttgtttttatttttatttttaatgttactttCTAACTTCAGCCTCCTTGCAGGTGGGTACAAGtcaactttctgtttttattcagtTAGGTTGTAGTTGTATGGATAATTACAATTTAGATTCTCTATAGAAAATTCATAATGTAATTGTTGGCATCCTTAATCTGCTAAACCATTCTAAAAGGACGGGGCATATCTAATTTGTTCAGAAATATAGTCCTAGTTTTTTTGTTCCCAGCTGTTGGAAGAGTTTGAttcatctctgttctttttttatctTCCTCATAACATCTCCCCTTTCTCATCTCATTCCAGTCCAAGCTTATTCAGTGTTTTGGAAGTGTATGGATGGTCTGTCTATGGTCTAAATATATCAGGTCTAAATATACCAGTCCTTAGATGCTGTTGGGATTTTATGTGTATCCCACATACTAGATCCTCAACTCAAGACATTCTGGATCCTtgtattttacagaagaaaaggaTTAAAAAGTTTAGTATCAGAAATATACGATTTTTCTTTTCAGGAAAGTAATCTTTAGTGagatagtagtttgtacctaATAGTGGTCCCATTTTCTAAGAGAGTGAATAAGAAAATGTGACAGCTTCCTTCTTGTATATGGATTTTGTTCTGGTTTCTGAGCAGAAATGAAACCAGCTTACCaacttttataacttttaattGTAGAGAAGTTAACAAGTGAGATTCAGAGTCGGGAAAATAAATGCATGGCTATGTACAAGAAGCTGAGCAGGTGGCCAGAGTGCAATGCCCTTTCTCGGCGCCTCTTACTGAAAAAGTAAGTAGATGCTTCTTTTTGGACTATGAGACTGGAGTGGGGCTTTCAGGTCTCACCATTGATTTTTTTGGTCTATATCTTTTGAGATTTCTGGGCATAAAGTGAAATCTTTTAGTTGTGTGTTCTGGatatttttttaacgtttttaatGAGCCTTCATCTTTCAATAAAGAGGTGTAATGGAACTTACGCCACCAGGGTGCTAAGTATTCAGAATGAATGCTGAAAAGTCATTAATTTGTCAAACTCAATATTGGTCTAAAAGAGAGAGCCTCCCCTTAGCCCCCCTAGAAAGCACTAATGTGGGGAGTTTTCTGTTAAGAATATTAGTTTTTTATTAAGGGCtgcatgagctttttttttttttttttttttaatttattttggctgcgccaggtcttatttgcggcacgcgggatctttgttgtggcaggcagacttcttagttgcagcaggcagacttcttagttgcggcatcccgactagggattgaaccgggccccctgcattgggagtgcggagtctcatccactgggccaccagggaagtcctgaaaatatTAGTTTTTTAGACCTGGTCATTTTATTGAAGGAAAGAGTAGTTTCTTGAAAATGTTTGACTTTGAAAATGCCTCTGGAGTTGTTGCCCTTTTAGGGCTGTAGAAGAAACCCAGAGGGAAGGTTGGGCTTCTCCTAGTAAAGACTAAAATATAACTTAGAAAATAAGTTGAATAACATGGTTCCTCAGGCAGATTTGTCACAACTTGGGTTTAATCCTGTGTGCACCATTCAATCTGATTTTAGCTCAGATGACTGGCAgttctatctgacttatttcgaTTCTGTCTTTCGACTGATTGAAGAAGCCTGGACTCCTCCTGCTGAAGGTGAACAGTAAGTTGTCTTCTTTCCTGAATTACAACACTTTTTAGTATGGTGTAGCAAAATGATTTCATTGTAAGCCTAATTgagttctctttttctgtctcaatAATGTATCTCTTTCAAAGCAagactttttccatttttaaattttaaaataaatatgtgttcATTGTAAAAATCTTAAATTAGTACAGAAATGTATGGTGTGGAAAGTGTTAGTTCCTAGTTTTCCTATCATCCcaggatgatttttttctttttccagttttattgagatgtaattgacacagAAATAACTCTTGATAACAGTTTGGTGTCTCCCAGATTTATTTGGAAAAGACAGTTTGGTGTCTTTTCTTCCGATTTATTTATATTATGCATATACTAACATAATTATTCTTATTTAACATAAGAATGCAATTATGTTATGTGTAATGGTTTACAACTTCGTATTTCACCCCCTAAACTGTATCTTGGGCATCTTTCCATATATGGTGCATACAGATctgattaattctttttaatgacttaaGAGAACTCCATTTTAGAAATGTACCAAATTCATTTAATCTGTCTGCTGTTGATAGATACTTGTATTGTTGCTGATTCCTGTTTTGGGGGCTATTACAGACAATagcacaataaatataaatgggctcttttaaaaaagtgaataacAAAATAGGATTTATGATACCAATTATGAACTGAGGCTTACTTTATAATATTAAGTAAGTCATCTAATTTTTCTCAGCCTCATTTTTCTAGCAATAAAATTTACTTATGTTTTTAATtaggtaatattttatatatgcaaaATTATTCATTCTTTAAGAAAGAGGTAGAGGTCGTTAGTCACTCTGCAATAATCAAATGCCAAAATTGGGAGGAATCATATGCCATGTTAACTGTCAGAATATGctcatatttctcttttattctaatttgtgttgttttataattatcaaagtactttctgttatttttcatttgtttcttgaaATCAATTTGGCTTGACTTTAAGTTTTAGGATGGACAATAGAGGCACAAAATacctttttcatgtgtttataccTAGCTCTTTAGAAGGAGAAGTACATTATTCTGCAGAAGAGGCTGTGAGATTTATAGAAGATCGGATAACAGAAGAATCTAAAAGTTCTCGCCATCTCCGAGGACCACATCTAGCTAAACTGGAGCTGATTAGACGTTTACGACGTCAAGGTTTTAATGATGAGTACAAACTGGGTAAGAAGCTGTAATGATATTTGGGAACCCTGGAGAAGATACAGGGATGCCCTCAGTACCCAAGTGCAGTATCTATTCTCTGAAGCCTACAGTGATAAAGTTGTGTTTGAGAAGCAAATGTCTTCATAACCTGAAAATATTAACTAATGAATGGATCACTTATAAAATTAGCCCTCAATCACACGTGCAGCTCGGCTTAACTTTAGCATCTCTCCCTATTCCATCAGTCTTCGTCAGGCGTTCTTTTGCTGACCCAGCAATAATGTCAAAATCAATTTCAAAGTAAATAGCCAGTTTTATAAAAGTTTCAGGATTTCAAGAAGTGAATGAAAGGTTTCTTGAAAATCTACTCTAAGCACTCACAAAACCATTGACGAAATAACATCTGGCAGAGTTAGAGCAGTTAAAGAGCAGTTAACAGTTGAGGAGAAAATTTATTAGGACAATGACAAGATGGGAGAGAAGTATGATTTGGATAGTAAAGCATTAAGAGAGGCCTTCAGGAAATTTGATGAAGCCCTTAGAGGTTTTTGTAAAATGGTTCTTTCTGAGCTTACtgcataagaaataaatgttatcaTATTGTACTAATTCAcagttttatggggaaaaaagcaCCACTCCCCCCAAAATCAGTAATTCTTTGATCATACTAAGAATTAGCTTTAGTTTTAATTATACcctaaattttttaagtttaagagaataaactttaaaatttttttagtttcatttttttaagataaagctccaaagaaacctttttttcccactCATCATTATAGAAATTTAGTTCTCATTAAAAGTTGATTAACTTTAAGGAGGTTTTTTTAGGGACCAGTTGTCCTGAGATGATGAACATTTCTCAATACCTAAAACCTATCCTAGAACATCTTTGTCCATTTTAATCATGTAAttaatgttctttgcagctcatTCTAAAATTAACTGTGGCTATCTCTCTGTCATTCCCTATGTAGATTATTCACAACCAATTTTGAATTCCATGTTGACTTCTTTCTTTGGGTCTACCTCAGTCACTTTAGTTGGTGTTTGTTTCAGAATTGCAAAGGAAAATTTTTATGTGACTTTCAGCAAGATATTGTTAAAGTATATTGCAAAGAATTGCTTTCTTAAgatttccctgatggtccagtggttaggacaccgtgcttccactgcagggggtctgggttcgatccttggtcggggaactaggatcccacaacccgcctgatgtggccaaaaaaaaaaaaaagagttgcttTCTTTCCAAAGCTGGATATAAACCTATTTGGATCTGCTTTCACACTTCCTATATTCATCCcctgtctttctcttctctctcaccaGCCTGAATCTTACAAATTGGTGAATCTTACAAATTTgtctccacacacaaaaaaattttttttcttttttttttaccagaccAGTGGGTGATTCTTAGTCTCTTTTGGATCACAGAGGCCTGTGAGAATCTGATTAAAGCCATGGAATCTCTGTTCCCAGAAATGTGTGAGCAGGACCAAGACCTAAAATCTTACAGAGACCTTGTTAAAAATCTCTGCTTCCTAAGTCTAGTCCAATTTGAgagtattttacttttattatttttatttttaatttgaggaaaaataaaatgaactggtA is a genomic window of Balaenoptera ricei isolate mBalRic1 chromosome 14, mBalRic1.hap2, whole genome shotgun sequence containing:
- the LOC132347748 gene encoding large ribosomal subunit protein eL22-like translates to MAPGKKFVVKGGKKKKQVLKFTLDCTHPAEGRIMDAANFEQFLQERIKVNGKSGNLGGGVVTNERSKSKITVTSEVAFSKRYLKYLTKKYLKKSNLCDWLRVVANSKES